In Nonomuraea sp. NBC_00507, the following are encoded in one genomic region:
- a CDS encoding PucR family transcriptional regulator gives MRNRPRASLGRILEDLGTTVLDVAASPGDLDAEVTGVHIFDPLDELIVPPGGILLAVGVRGAAEICSLLERAPAAAGVVVKLPVDVDEQVRTTVLETGVAVLGLTRAASWAQVAALLRSLLAEADLAEPGQGPQGDLFSLANAVCALLDAPVTIEDRSSRVLAFSGRQDEADAGRVETVLGRQVPERYLRMLDERGFFKQLYQSRGPIYMELEGESVINRVAVAVRSGDEILGSIWVAVREPLSEQRQRALAEAAKIVALQLLRERAGADTQRRMRADLLSTVLAGGADAPEAAGRLGIATARLCVLAAQLVSEGPAGDPARGESDRQRFCDALALHVAAIHPKAAAALVGSVAYAVLPLHSSGEEEARAVRVAESFLARVGPRHAANIGVGRLAANLSQVARSRADADRALRVLGARGTTGQVAGYTAVHFESLLLQVADVAAAEEQTPTGPYQRLLDHDAEHGTDLAATLRAYLDAFGDVNAASTRVHVHANTFRYRLKRLVEISGLDLSDPDARLTVMLQMRIFGR, from the coding sequence GTGCGGAACCGCCCTCGAGCCAGCCTGGGACGGATCCTGGAGGACCTCGGCACCACCGTCCTCGACGTTGCGGCCTCACCTGGGGATCTCGACGCCGAGGTCACCGGCGTGCACATCTTCGACCCGCTCGACGAGCTGATCGTCCCCCCGGGCGGAATCCTGCTCGCGGTCGGCGTGCGGGGCGCCGCGGAGATCTGCTCACTCCTCGAACGCGCGCCCGCCGCCGCCGGCGTCGTCGTGAAGCTGCCCGTGGACGTGGACGAGCAGGTCCGCACCACCGTGCTGGAGACCGGCGTCGCCGTGCTCGGCCTCACCCGGGCCGCCTCCTGGGCGCAGGTCGCGGCGCTGCTGCGCTCCCTGCTGGCCGAGGCCGACCTGGCCGAGCCCGGGCAGGGACCGCAGGGAGACCTGTTCTCGCTGGCCAACGCGGTCTGCGCGTTGCTCGACGCGCCCGTCACCATCGAGGACAGGTCGTCGCGGGTGCTCGCCTTCTCCGGCCGGCAGGACGAGGCCGACGCGGGCCGCGTGGAGACCGTGCTCGGCCGCCAGGTGCCCGAGCGCTACCTGCGGATGCTCGACGAGCGCGGCTTCTTCAAACAGCTCTACCAGAGCCGCGGGCCCATCTACATGGAGCTCGAGGGCGAGAGCGTGATCAATCGGGTCGCCGTGGCCGTGCGCAGCGGCGATGAGATCCTCGGCTCCATCTGGGTGGCCGTGAGGGAGCCGCTCAGCGAACAGCGGCAGCGCGCGCTCGCCGAGGCGGCCAAGATCGTCGCGCTGCAGCTCCTGCGCGAGCGCGCCGGCGCCGACACCCAGCGGCGCATGCGCGCAGACCTGCTGTCCACCGTGCTGGCCGGCGGCGCCGACGCGCCCGAGGCGGCCGGGCGGCTCGGCATCGCCACCGCCCGGCTCTGCGTGCTGGCCGCCCAGCTCGTCTCCGAGGGCCCCGCGGGCGACCCCGCCCGCGGGGAGAGCGACCGGCAGCGGTTCTGCGACGCGCTGGCGCTGCACGTCGCCGCCATCCATCCCAAGGCCGCCGCCGCGCTCGTCGGCTCCGTCGCGTACGCCGTGCTGCCGCTGCACTCGTCGGGCGAGGAGGAGGCGCGGGCCGTACGCGTGGCGGAAAGCTTCCTCGCCAGGGTCGGGCCCCGCCATGCCGCCAACATCGGCGTGGGCCGCCTGGCCGCCAACCTCTCGCAGGTGGCCAGGTCACGCGCGGACGCCGACCGGGCCCTGCGCGTGCTGGGCGCCCGCGGCACCACCGGTCAGGTCGCCGGCTACACGGCCGTGCACTTCGAATCGTTGCTGCTGCAGGTGGCCGACGTGGCCGCGGCCGAGGAGCAGACGCCCACGGGCCCCTACCAGCGGCTGCTGGACCACGACGCCGAGCATGGCACGGATCTGGCTGCCACCCTGCGCGCCTACCTCGACGCGTTCGGCGACGTCAACGCGGCCAGCACCCGGGTGCACGTCCACGCCAACACCTTCCGCTATCGGCTCAAGCGCCTGGTCGAGATCAGCGGCCTCGACCTGTCCGACCCCGACGCCCGGCTCACCGTGATGCTGCAGATGCGGATCTTCGGTCGATAG
- a CDS encoding serine hydrolase domain-containing protein has product MDLRDRLTEAAREHGVPGAAVAVWHDGELHEAATGVVNTATGVETTTDSVFQVGSTTKVWTAALVMQLAEDGLVELDKPVGEYLPDFAFGGVTVRQLLTHTAGFDGDVFEDTGRGDDCLDRFLDHLRTAGHVHEPGELFSYCNAGYCVLGALVARLRGGTWEQAIRERLLTPLGATHAALFGEEAVLFRASAGHVGPDAAVYPRWQMPRSNAPAGSTLCLAPRELVAFGRALAAGGLAPNGARLLADESVAAMLTPQVHVPGVGGALADRWGLGVELFGWGAFGHDGGTPGQSTFWRIVPGSGTSGIVPGSGTSGIVPGSGTSGIVPGSGTSGIVPGSGTSGIVPGSGTSGIVPGSGTSGIVPGSGTSGIVPGSGTSGIVPGSGFVIAMSGNGGSFFGLMADVARPVIEEATGLTVPAHPLPPQAPKPVDGASYAGRYTGPQLGYEVAAAGDGLDVTLIPGPFMESMGATRTTTRYVHLDGESFIAVEAEGGRHDVVTFVMRDGRAAYLHNGRAVARD; this is encoded by the coding sequence ATGGATCTGCGGGATCGCCTCACCGAGGCGGCGCGCGAGCACGGCGTGCCTGGTGCGGCCGTCGCGGTCTGGCACGACGGCGAGCTGCATGAGGCCGCCACCGGGGTGGTCAACACGGCCACCGGCGTGGAGACCACGACGGACAGCGTGTTCCAGGTCGGCTCCACCACGAAGGTGTGGACGGCGGCGCTGGTCATGCAGCTCGCCGAGGACGGCCTGGTCGAGCTCGACAAGCCGGTGGGGGAGTACCTGCCGGACTTCGCCTTCGGCGGCGTCACCGTCCGCCAGTTGCTCACGCACACCGCCGGCTTCGACGGCGACGTGTTCGAGGACACCGGGCGCGGCGACGACTGCCTGGACAGGTTCCTGGACCACCTGCGCACCGCCGGGCACGTGCACGAACCCGGCGAGCTGTTCTCCTACTGCAACGCCGGCTACTGCGTGCTCGGCGCGCTGGTGGCCAGGCTGCGCGGCGGCACCTGGGAGCAGGCGATCCGCGAGCGCCTGCTCACCCCGCTGGGCGCCACGCACGCGGCGCTGTTCGGCGAGGAGGCCGTGCTCTTCCGTGCCTCGGCGGGCCACGTCGGGCCGGACGCCGCCGTCTACCCCCGCTGGCAGATGCCCCGCTCCAACGCCCCGGCCGGCTCCACCCTGTGCCTGGCGCCGCGCGAGCTGGTCGCGTTCGGCCGGGCGCTGGCGGCAGGCGGCCTGGCGCCGAACGGCGCCCGGCTGCTGGCTGACGAGTCGGTGGCCGCGATGCTCACGCCGCAGGTCCACGTGCCCGGCGTCGGCGGCGCGCTGGCCGACCGGTGGGGCCTCGGCGTGGAGCTGTTCGGCTGGGGAGCGTTCGGCCATGACGGCGGCACGCCGGGGCAGAGCACGTTCTGGCGCATCGTGCCGGGCTCGGGCACGTCGGGCATCGTGCCGGGCTCGGGCACGTCGGGCATCGTGCCGGGCTCGGGCACGTCGGGCATCGTGCCGGGCTCGGGCACGTCGGGCATCGTGCCGGGCTCGGGCACGTCGGGCATCGTGCCGGGCTCGGGCACGTCGGGCATCGTGCCGGGCTCGGGCACGTCGGGCATCGTGCCGGGCTCGGGCACGTCGGGCATCGTGCCGGGCTCGGGCACGTCGGGCATCGTGCCGGGCTCGGGCTTCGTCATCGCGATGAGCGGGAACGGCGGCTCGTTCTTCGGCCTCATGGCCGACGTGGCGCGGCCGGTCATCGAGGAGGCGACCGGCCTGACGGTGCCGGCGCACCCCCTGCCGCCGCAGGCGCCGAAACCGGTGGACGGCGCCTCGTACGCGGGCCGCTACACCGGCCCGCAGCTCGGCTACGAGGTCGCCGCGGCGGGAGACGGCCTGGACGTCACGCTCATCCCCGGCCCCTTCATGGAGAGCATGGGCGCCACCCGCACGACCACGCGATACGTGCACCTCGACGGCGAGTCGTTCATCGCCGTCGAGGCCGAGGGCGGCCGGCACGATGTGGTCACGTTCGTGATGCGGGACGGGCGCGCGGCCTACCTGCACAATGGCCGTGCGGTGGCCCGTGACTGA
- a CDS encoding serine hydrolase domain-containing protein, translating to MAGAMGQRLAELIAEYEVPGSALAYWHQDELHEFAAGTLNADTGVDATTDALYQIGSVTKVWTATLIMQQVEQGRLTLDTPVIEVLPEFKVADPEATKKVTIRHLLSHTSGIDGDQFIDTGRGDDCVEKYVAACATLAQNHPLGVTQSYCNSGFVIAGRVLERLTSKRWDDVLREGICEPLGLTHTWTLPEDVLRFRAAMGHEGGTTAPVWGLMRSMGPAGLICARPADVVAFGRAHLEGGLLKDPSAMWEPQVDIPNPYTLGKQWGLGWIIDEWSGHKVISHGGNTIGQHAMLWVVPGTGTVVCVTANGGQSGAFTRAVATELFAELDGLTMPPTPTLPETPADVDVAPYVGVYERAGARITVSVLDDGKARLRFEATGELAALHPPEESDFVPVDENLFLFQAPGTRDWMAAVFFELADGTRYVHLGARATPKVS from the coding sequence GTGGCTGGAGCAATGGGTCAGCGGCTCGCCGAGCTGATCGCCGAGTACGAGGTTCCCGGCTCGGCGCTGGCGTACTGGCACCAGGACGAGCTGCACGAGTTCGCGGCCGGCACACTGAACGCCGACACCGGCGTCGACGCGACCACCGACGCGCTCTACCAGATCGGCTCGGTCACCAAGGTGTGGACCGCGACCCTGATCATGCAGCAGGTCGAGCAGGGCCGGCTGACGCTGGACACGCCGGTCATCGAGGTGCTGCCCGAGTTCAAGGTGGCCGACCCCGAGGCCACCAAGAAGGTGACGATCAGGCACCTGCTCTCCCACACCAGCGGCATCGACGGCGACCAGTTCATCGACACGGGCCGCGGCGACGACTGCGTGGAGAAGTACGTGGCGGCCTGTGCGACCCTGGCGCAGAACCACCCGCTCGGCGTCACCCAGTCCTACTGCAACTCCGGGTTCGTCATCGCCGGCCGGGTGCTGGAGCGGCTGACCAGTAAACGCTGGGACGATGTCCTGCGCGAGGGCATCTGCGAGCCGCTCGGCCTCACCCACACCTGGACGCTGCCTGAGGACGTGCTGCGCTTTCGCGCCGCGATGGGCCACGAGGGCGGCACGACCGCCCCGGTGTGGGGCCTCATGCGGTCGATGGGCCCGGCCGGGCTGATCTGCGCCCGACCCGCCGACGTGGTCGCCTTCGGGCGCGCCCATCTGGAAGGTGGCCTGCTGAAGGATCCGAGCGCGATGTGGGAGCCGCAGGTCGACATCCCCAACCCGTACACGCTGGGCAAGCAGTGGGGCCTCGGCTGGATCATCGACGAGTGGAGCGGCCACAAGGTCATCTCCCACGGCGGCAACACCATCGGCCAGCACGCCATGCTGTGGGTCGTGCCCGGCACCGGGACCGTCGTCTGCGTGACCGCCAACGGCGGCCAGAGCGGTGCGTTCACCCGGGCCGTCGCCACCGAGCTGTTCGCCGAACTGGACGGCCTCACCATGCCGCCCACGCCGACCCTGCCCGAGACACCGGCGGACGTGGACGTGGCCCCGTACGTGGGCGTCTACGAGCGGGCGGGCGCCCGGATCACGGTGAGCGTGCTCGACGACGGCAAGGCCCGGCTGCGCTTCGAGGCGACCGGCGAGCTGGCCGCCCTGCACCCGCCCGAGGAGTCCGATTTCGTCCCGGTCGATGAGAACCTGTTCCTGTTCCAGGCACCCGGCACCCGCGACTGGATGGCGGCGGTGTTCTTCGAGCTGGCCGACGGCACCCGGTACGTGCACCTGGGCGCCCGCGCCACTCCCAAGGTCAGCTGA
- a CDS encoding S9 family peptidase: MPHLALDDLYRLAVPSDPQMRPDGRAVAYTLTTAVRDSDENRTEIWLAAPGVEPRRLAAGSAARWSPDGRTLAFLRPVDDRPQIHLLPMDGGEPDPVTSAKLGAGAPVWSPDGSRIAFAAPVGTGEDGGMPDPNAPVVTGRLDHKADGAGLLRGMTMHLFVTDVASGETVQVTQGDFHAGEPSWSPDGLRLAFAAAMDAGRDLEPGGAAYAVDASKGGVPERLTDPGLICGGVWWCGDRLVAAGLKGTVVGHVRLFTLRPGGWTEVETGLDRNVMTGAPGYPGGTPALLGEDLLFCARDGGSTHLYRAPDGALGERLVPGEVNVSGISTAAGVVAYVAATPHSAGDVYLMAPGLKKVTSGDMSDISGASAPDISRLTDYALDDIELFTAHRRTFTAPDGTQVEGFVLRDETAQAPGPLLLDVHGGPHNAWSPVFDGIHLYHQLLAARGWTVLTVNPRASDGYGEDFYTASIGAWGLADAQDLLAPIDVLIADGVADPERLAVTGYSYGGYMSCWLSATTGRFKAAIPGGCVSDLTSLSGTSDLGHLMKVHEYPGDLVAQSPIAHVTDVTAPMLLLHGEDDDRCPVGQAEQWFTALRERRVPVELVRYPGASHLFILSGRPSHRYDYNERIIAWLEQWVSGSPS, encoded by the coding sequence ATGCCGCATCTCGCGCTCGACGACCTCTACCGCCTCGCCGTCCCTTCCGATCCCCAGATGCGTCCCGACGGGAGAGCGGTGGCGTACACCCTGACGACCGCCGTCCGAGACTCCGACGAGAACCGCACCGAGATCTGGCTGGCCGCTCCTGGCGTCGAGCCCCGGCGCCTGGCGGCAGGCAGCGCCGCGCGGTGGTCGCCGGACGGCCGGACGCTGGCGTTCCTGCGACCGGTGGACGACCGGCCACAGATCCACCTGCTGCCGATGGACGGCGGCGAGCCCGACCCCGTGACCTCGGCGAAGCTCGGCGCCGGCGCGCCGGTGTGGTCTCCGGACGGCTCGCGCATCGCCTTCGCCGCACCTGTCGGAACGGGCGAGGACGGCGGGATGCCCGACCCGAACGCCCCCGTCGTTACCGGGCGGCTCGACCACAAGGCCGACGGCGCCGGGCTGCTGCGCGGCATGACCATGCACCTGTTCGTCACGGATGTGGCCAGCGGCGAAACCGTCCAGGTCACCCAGGGCGACTTCCACGCGGGTGAGCCGTCGTGGTCGCCCGACGGCCTGCGCCTGGCGTTCGCCGCCGCCATGGACGCGGGCCGTGACCTCGAGCCGGGCGGGGCCGCGTACGCCGTCGACGCGTCCAAGGGCGGCGTGCCGGAGCGGCTGACGGATCCCGGCCTCATCTGCGGCGGCGTGTGGTGGTGCGGCGACCGGCTGGTCGCCGCGGGACTGAAGGGCACCGTGGTCGGGCACGTCCGGCTGTTCACGCTCCGCCCCGGCGGGTGGACCGAGGTGGAGACGGGCCTCGACCGGAACGTCATGACCGGCGCCCCGGGCTATCCAGGCGGCACCCCGGCGCTGCTCGGCGAGGACCTGCTGTTCTGCGCGCGCGACGGCGGCTCGACGCACCTCTACCGTGCCCCCGACGGGGCCCTGGGCGAGCGGTTGGTGCCCGGTGAGGTCAACGTCTCGGGGATCAGCACGGCGGCGGGGGTGGTCGCGTACGTGGCGGCGACGCCGCACAGCGCGGGAGACGTCTACCTGATGGCGCCAGGCCTGAAAAAGGTAACGTCAGGCGATATGTCGGATATATCTGGTGCGTCAGCGCCGGATATATCCCGGCTCACCGACTACGCCCTCGACGACATCGAACTGTTCACCGCGCACCGCCGCACCTTCACCGCCCCTGACGGCACCCAGGTCGAGGGTTTCGTCCTGCGCGACGAGACCGCGCAGGCTCCCGGCCCGCTGCTGCTCGACGTGCACGGAGGCCCGCACAACGCCTGGTCGCCCGTCTTCGACGGCATCCACCTCTACCACCAGCTCCTCGCCGCCCGCGGCTGGACCGTCCTCACCGTCAACCCGCGCGCCAGCGACGGGTACGGCGAGGACTTCTACACCGCCTCCATCGGCGCCTGGGGGCTGGCCGACGCCCAGGACCTCCTTGCCCCCATCGACGTCCTGATCGCCGACGGCGTCGCCGACCCCGAGCGGCTGGCCGTCACCGGCTACAGCTACGGCGGCTACATGAGCTGCTGGCTGTCGGCCACGACCGGCAGGTTCAAGGCCGCGATCCCCGGCGGCTGCGTGAGCGACCTGACGAGCCTGAGCGGCACGTCCGACCTCGGCCACCTGATGAAGGTGCACGAGTACCCCGGTGACCTGGTCGCCCAGTCGCCCATCGCCCACGTCACGGACGTCACCGCCCCGATGCTTCTCCTGCATGGCGAGGACGACGACCGCTGCCCCGTCGGCCAGGCCGAGCAGTGGTTCACCGCCCTGCGCGAGCGCCGGGTGCCCGTCGAGCTGGTGCGCTATCCCGGCGCGAGCCATCTGTTCATCCTGAGCGGGCGTCCCTCGCACAGGTACGACTACAACGAAAGGATCATCGCGTGGCTGGAGCAATGGGTCAGCGGCTCGCCGAGCTGA
- a CDS encoding DUF3152 domain-containing protein, whose protein sequence is MPLLALLVLALLAAACAAEPPAPVPVTPSAPAARAVPSAAPSSAQARPAPSAVPEPVPLKVPHAASGRYAVVRGAAPAPPGRGPVIRYLVEVERGLPVDARAFAAQVHRILNDARGWARFQRVDRGPVRVRVALSSPSLTVRQCLPLRTGGELSCWNGTRSIINALRWAKGVPQYGRDLTAYRAYLINHEVGHALGHHHESCPGPGRLAPVMVQQSKSLGRCLPNPWPHPDRKRRDGA, encoded by the coding sequence TTGCCGCTGCTTGCGTTGCTCGTGCTGGCGCTGCTCGCCGCCGCCTGCGCCGCCGAGCCGCCCGCACCCGTTCCCGTCACTCCTTCCGCTCCCGCCGCTCGCGCCGTTCCTTCCGCCGCGCCGTCCAGCGCTCAGGCACGACCCGCCCCTTCCGCCGTGCCCGAGCCGGTCCCGCTGAAGGTCCCGCACGCGGCCTCCGGCAGGTACGCGGTCGTGCGCGGAGCCGCGCCGGCGCCGCCGGGTCGCGGGCCGGTGATCCGGTATCTGGTCGAGGTGGAGCGTGGCCTGCCGGTCGACGCCCGCGCGTTCGCCGCCCAGGTGCATCGCATACTCAACGACGCCCGCGGGTGGGCCAGGTTCCAGCGTGTCGATCGCGGCCCGGTGCGGGTGCGGGTCGCCCTGTCCAGCCCGAGTCTCACCGTCCGCCAGTGCCTGCCGCTGCGCACCGGCGGCGAGTTGTCCTGCTGGAACGGCACCCGCTCGATCATCAACGCGCTGCGCTGGGCGAAAGGCGTGCCGCAGTACGGGCGCGACCTGACCGCGTACCGGGCCTACCTGATCAACCACGAGGTCGGCCACGCCCTCGGGCACCACCACGAGTCCTGCCCGGGTCCCGGCAGGCTCGCCCCGGTCATGGTCCAGCAATCGAAGTCGCTGGGCCGCTGCCTGCCGAACCCGTGGCCGCACCCCGACCGCAAACGGCGCGACGGCGCTTAG
- a CDS encoding TetR/AcrR family transcriptional regulator, with product MSETTRAVRSDAARTVRTILEAAERVLSKNPAASMEQIAEAAGVARTTVHRRFASREALVHAMAGWATRQFAEAVASAHPEDTPPLVALYQVTVSVLRVKSTWGFAMSRALSDDPEVARVHADVEELCDRLFRRAQAAGVLRAEVDPGWARRVYYALIHEAAQSRDAGPDALATRVVDTLLRGVGTGQGL from the coding sequence GTGAGTGAGACGACGCGGGCGGTGCGGTCGGATGCGGCGCGGACGGTGCGGACCATCCTGGAGGCGGCCGAGCGCGTGCTCAGCAAGAACCCGGCGGCCAGCATGGAGCAGATCGCCGAGGCCGCGGGGGTGGCGCGCACGACCGTGCACCGGCGCTTCGCCTCGCGGGAGGCGCTGGTGCACGCGATGGCGGGATGGGCCACCCGGCAGTTCGCCGAGGCCGTCGCGTCCGCGCACCCGGAGGACACGCCGCCGCTGGTCGCGCTCTACCAGGTCACGGTCAGCGTGCTGCGGGTCAAGAGCACCTGGGGGTTCGCGATGAGCCGGGCGCTGTCGGACGACCCCGAGGTGGCCAGGGTGCACGCGGACGTGGAGGAACTCTGCGATCGCCTCTTCAGGAGGGCGCAGGCGGCCGGCGTGCTGCGGGCCGAGGTGGATCCCGGCTGGGCCAGGCGGGTCTACTACGCGCTGATCCACGAGGCGGCCCAGAGCCGCGACGCCGGCCCCGACGCCCTCGCCACCCGCGTGGTGGACACGCTGCTCCGGGGCGTCGGCACCGGCCAGGGCCTCTAA